In Anaerolineales bacterium, one DNA window encodes the following:
- a CDS encoding IS110 family transposase, whose protein sequence is MTTSSGKFVGIAVAKEKLDIAVLGETKASQVTNDEKGIASLIKKMQTLGPELIVVEATGGYQRAVVLGLYEAGLPVAVVNPSRVRQYARACGLLAKTDKLDAFNLAEFGKQVRPRWFEAKSEAGRYVSALLVRRRQVEEMLKAEKSRVRTVHADMRGSLERMIKVLKEEIKRLEGELDRFMKEHEDWQQQEQILCSAKGVGRVTAATLLAELPELGKLDRKKIAALVGLAPMNSDSGKKRGYRKTKGGRIEVRSVLYMSTLVATRYNPMVKAQYQELLRRGKVKKVALTACMRKFLTILNAMMRDRVPFRQTVTA, encoded by the coding sequence ATGACAACTAGTAGCGGAAAGTTCGTAGGGATCGCCGTTGCCAAAGAGAAGTTAGACATTGCCGTGTTGGGGGAAACGAAAGCAAGCCAGGTCACAAACGATGAAAAAGGGATCGCCAGCCTGATCAAGAAAATGCAAACGCTAGGACCAGAACTGATCGTGGTGGAAGCGACGGGCGGCTACCAACGAGCCGTGGTCTTGGGATTGTATGAGGCAGGATTGCCCGTGGCAGTGGTCAACCCATCGCGGGTGAGACAATACGCGCGAGCCTGCGGGCTGCTTGCCAAGACCGACAAATTGGACGCCTTCAACCTGGCAGAGTTCGGGAAACAGGTGAGACCGAGGTGGTTTGAGGCCAAAAGTGAGGCAGGACGCTATGTATCCGCCCTTTTGGTGAGGCGCAGACAGGTGGAAGAGATGCTGAAGGCGGAAAAAAGCCGTGTACGGACGGTGCATGCGGATATGCGCGGCTCGTTGGAGCGGATGATCAAGGTCTTGAAGGAAGAGATCAAGCGCTTGGAAGGGGAGTTGGACAGGTTCATGAAAGAACATGAAGACTGGCAACAACAGGAGCAGATCCTGTGCAGTGCCAAGGGTGTGGGACGGGTAACCGCGGCCACCCTGCTGGCGGAACTGCCTGAGTTGGGAAAACTGGACCGCAAGAAGATCGCGGCTTTAGTGGGCTTGGCACCGATGAACTCGGATAGCGGGAAGAAACGCGGCTATCGGAAGACGAAGGGAGGCAGGATCGAAGTGCGCAGTGTGTTGTACATGTCGACCTTGGTGGCGACGAGGTACAACCCGATGGTCAAAGCACAGTATCAGGAATTATTGAGACGGGGCAAGGTCAAGAAGGTAGCGCTGACAGCCTGTATGCGAAAGTTCTTAACCATCCTGAACGCGATGATGCGAGATCGCGTCCCATTCAGGCAGACGGTGACAGCCTGA
- a CDS encoding radical SAM protein produces the protein MLDQLTIINTLRCDLKCEHCIRGFPRERPDFPMDMLDKLLIEALPFGAKHVALTGGEPHLHPYFKEMVEKIVNYGYTWHFVSHGQRMEPYLPVVEKHKEKLSHITLSIDGATPETHDNIRQRRGTFDKVVHSVKEYVRLGCKVRISTSLNNKNKGEVEALLELAHKIGAHGINFAGTTPTSWNAHLVLSDQESLDLYQHISQLFRLTEVA, from the coding sequence ATGTTAGACCAACTTACCATCATCAACACACTGCGTTGTGATTTGAAATGCGAACACTGCATACGTGGCTTTCCAAGAGAGCGTCCCGATTTTCCTATGGACATGTTGGATAAACTGCTCATTGAAGCCTTACCATTTGGTGCAAAGCACGTTGCCTTGACAGGGGGGGAGCCGCATTTACACCCGTATTTTAAAGAAATGGTTGAAAAGATTGTAAATTATGGCTACACATGGCATTTTGTCAGTCATGGACAAAGAATGGAACCATATTTACCTGTTGTCGAAAAACATAAAGAAAAGTTATCACATATTACTTTGAGTATTGACGGCGCAACACCCGAAACTCATGATAACATCCGCCAACGTAGAGGAACATTTGATAAAGTTGTCCATTCTGTAAAAGAATATGTGAGATTGGGCTGTAAAGTAAGGATTAGCACAAGTCTCAATAATAAGAATAAGGGAGAAGTGGAGGCGTTGCTGGAATTGGCTCATAAGATTGGCGCGCATGGAATTAACTTTGCTGGGACGACACCCACATCGTGGAACGCTCATTTGGTTTTGAGTGATCAAGAATCTCTTGATCTATATCAGCATATCTCACAGCTATTCAGGTTAACTGAAGTTGCCTAA
- the mce gene encoding methylmalonyl-CoA epimerase codes for MPKITAINHVAVVVDDMEKSLAFWRDAMGIELHELRDVPAEKSQVAFLPLAGTEVELVMPTADDSGIAKYLAKRGPGMHHICLEVDDIEGMMSQLKTKSIRLINEEARTAADGKKYAFIHPESTGGVLVELYQIS; via the coding sequence ATGCCCAAGATCACAGCCATCAATCATGTTGCCGTCGTCGTGGACGATATGGAAAAATCCCTTGCCTTCTGGCGCGATGCCATGGGAATTGAACTCCACGAGCTGCGCGATGTCCCCGCTGAAAAATCGCAGGTGGCTTTTTTGCCCCTCGCCGGCACAGAGGTGGAACTGGTCATGCCGACCGCCGACGATTCTGGCATTGCCAAATACCTTGCCAAACGCGGACCCGGCATGCATCACATCTGCCTCGAAGTGGACGATATTGAGGGAATGATGTCCCAATTGAAGACGAAAAGCATCAGGCTCATCAATGAAGAGGCGCGCACTGCGGCGGATGGAAAAAAATATGCCTTCATCCATCCTGAATCCACGGGCGGGGTGCTGGTCGAGCTATATCAAATTTCCTGA
- a CDS encoding SGNH/GDSL hydrolase family protein, translated as MNTPVPSKQPIRYLALGDSYTIGESVPENERWPNQLAELLQSSPRPGEIEGGIQVTIIARTGWTTAELWQGIQAQEISPPYDMVSLLIGVNNQYRGNDIDEYRGQFRFLLEKAIEYAGEDAGRVFVLSIPDWGVTPFADGRDREKVAEEIDAFNAVNLEESLKAGVSYADVTPVSREAVHDPSLIAGDGLHPSGKMYAEWAKLALPVALKILE; from the coding sequence GTGAACACACCTGTTCCATCAAAGCAACCCATCCGTTATCTTGCCCTCGGCGATTCCTACACCATCGGCGAAAGCGTCCCTGAAAACGAGCGCTGGCCCAATCAATTGGCCGAGTTGTTGCAATCTTCCCCCCGCCCCGGGGAAATTGAGGGGGGTATTCAAGTGACCATCATCGCACGCACCGGCTGGACCACCGCCGAGCTCTGGCAGGGTATACAGGCGCAGGAGATCAGCCCGCCTTATGATATGGTTTCGTTGTTGATCGGCGTCAATAACCAGTATCGCGGAAATGACATTGATGAGTACCGCGGGCAATTCCGCTTTTTGCTCGAAAAAGCCATCGAATACGCGGGCGAGGATGCCGGGCGTGTCTTTGTCCTGTCCATTCCCGATTGGGGCGTCACGCCATTCGCAGACGGCCGGGATCGTGAAAAGGTCGCAGAGGAGATCGATGCGTTCAATGCCGTTAATCTTGAAGAATCCCTAAAAGCCGGCGTTTCCTATGCGGACGTCACTCCCGTTTCGCGCGAGGCCGTCCATGATCCCTCGCTGATCGCGGGCGATGGCCTGCATCCCTCCGGGAAGATGTACGCCGAGTGGGCAAAACTGGCGCTGCCGGTTGCGTTGAAGATACTGGAGTAA
- a CDS encoding site-specific integrase, producing the protein MAKTSDSAHITAKAMLPAAINGWEMFLRDQGRSPNTVKAFLSDVNLLNQFVPPDQTIGTLTTEDLNRFFTWMEKERDIPCSSKTLARRITSVKSFFRWLHQHGTLTINPAEKVLQRSAVSPLPQVLKDNEFEAVLLAADRHRREKKADARPYTLVYLLLTTAIKKSECLGIHINHIDLDARNGPYLFIRYPSPANRYKERKIELNEDWITAYKEYLAQYQPVDQLFPWSPRRLEYLLEDIAEEAGLAKHLSFDMCRWTCALRDYQSGVEADKIRQKLGVSKIQWRELFIKLRQLNGEIK; encoded by the coding sequence ATGGCAAAAACATCTGATTCTGCTCATATCACCGCGAAGGCAATGCTCCCTGCTGCCATAAACGGCTGGGAAATGTTCCTTCGCGATCAGGGACGTTCCCCAAACACGGTTAAAGCCTTCCTCTCTGACGTCAACCTTCTCAATCAATTCGTCCCCCCGGACCAGACCATCGGCACGCTCACCACGGAGGACCTCAACCGCTTCTTCACCTGGATGGAAAAGGAACGCGACATCCCGTGCAGCTCCAAAACTCTGGCGCGACGTATCACCTCTGTAAAGTCATTTTTCCGCTGGCTGCACCAGCATGGCACGTTGACGATAAACCCTGCCGAAAAAGTCCTGCAACGATCCGCGGTCAGTCCGCTTCCCCAGGTGCTTAAGGATAATGAATTCGAAGCTGTCCTGCTCGCCGCAGACCGGCACCGCCGCGAAAAGAAAGCGGATGCACGCCCCTACACACTCGTATACCTTCTGCTTACCACCGCCATCAAAAAAAGCGAGTGCCTCGGCATTCACATCAACCATATTGACCTTGACGCAAGGAATGGTCCGTACCTTTTCATTCGTTATCCAAGTCCCGCCAACCGTTACAAGGAACGCAAAATAGAACTGAATGAAGACTGGATCACGGCCTACAAGGAATATCTCGCCCAATACCAGCCTGTGGACCAGCTCTTCCCGTGGTCTCCGCGCAGGCTCGAATACCTGCTCGAGGATATTGCCGAGGAGGCCGGCCTGGCCAAACACCTGTCCTTCGACATGTGCCGCTGGACATGCGCCCTGCGCGATTATCAATCAGGGGTCGAAGCGGATAAGATCCGCCAGAAGCTCGGCGTATCAAAAATCCAATGGCGCGAACTGTTCATTAAATTACGGCAGTTGAACGGTGAAATAAAATAA
- a CDS encoding LCP family protein, with protein sequence MTSPSRYSLILVLAFLLSACGAASPAAEQAPLPFILITSAPNATATATPFQPSLFTPTLPPLYSFDMQPGPLLVYPTETPSPTSPPPVEPTATISFDQLFPTLAAPPAESFGVNPTSLPPLTDNETINFLLIGSDRRPTGTSHRTDTLVIAIVWHKQGQVSLISIPRDLWIYIPSVGMQRINTAYQSGESGRYPGGGSGLLKDTILHNLGIRIDHVAMLEFDGFRRIVDTLGGVDLPVSCAFTDWRLKDPSLDPTNENNWWLYTVGPGQVYMDGDLALWYARSRLRSSDFDRGRRQQEVLRTIFQKALQTGTFTKIPQLYNDFASTVITDLGLADMLRMAPYALNFSNANIRGYYIRPPYVSSWTTPGGAAVLLPSEAELNQMLMEATTLSSYAVVRQTITVEVQNGARFDTLEALAASRLNYAGYQTTTAAADRRDYVNSIIVDLTPGQDSTQRQTLIATLGLYSANVLSLPDANSPVQYRVILGADYEPCFQPQDLSH encoded by the coding sequence ATGACATCCCCTTCCCGTTATTCGCTTATCTTGGTCCTTGCCTTTCTTCTGTCCGCATGCGGGGCCGCCTCTCCGGCAGCCGAACAGGCACCTTTGCCTTTTATCCTGATCACCTCCGCGCCGAATGCAACCGCCACGGCCACGCCGTTCCAACCATCCCTCTTCACGCCGACGCTGCCACCTCTCTATTCCTTTGACATGCAGCCCGGACCGCTGCTGGTGTACCCGACCGAAACGCCGTCACCCACATCCCCGCCGCCCGTCGAGCCGACAGCCACCATCAGTTTCGATCAACTCTTTCCCACCCTGGCTGCGCCACCTGCAGAATCGTTCGGGGTCAACCCCACCTCCCTGCCGCCACTTACAGACAACGAGACCATCAACTTTCTGCTTATCGGTTCAGACAGGCGCCCAACGGGGACGTCCCATCGCACCGACACTCTTGTCATCGCGATCGTCTGGCACAAGCAGGGACAGGTCTCGCTCATTTCGATCCCGCGCGATCTTTGGATCTACATCCCCAGCGTGGGCATGCAGCGCATCAATACCGCCTATCAAAGTGGCGAGTCGGGCCGCTATCCCGGCGGCGGATCAGGCTTATTAAAAGATACGATCCTGCACAATCTTGGCATCCGTATTGACCATGTTGCCATGCTTGAATTCGACGGCTTCCGCCGCATTGTGGACACCCTCGGCGGCGTGGACCTTCCCGTCTCCTGCGCCTTCACAGACTGGCGCTTGAAAGACCCGTCCCTTGACCCTACCAACGAAAATAACTGGTGGCTTTACACTGTCGGACCCGGTCAGGTGTATATGGACGGCGACCTTGCATTATGGTACGCCCGCTCCCGCTTAAGGTCCAGCGACTTCGACCGTGGGCGCCGCCAACAGGAAGTACTGCGGACGATCTTCCAAAAAGCCCTGCAAACCGGGACCTTTACCAAAATCCCACAGCTTTACAACGACTTTGCCAGTACCGTCATCACCGACCTCGGCCTCGCGGACATGCTGCGCATGGCACCATATGCGCTTAATTTCAGCAACGCAAACATTCGCGGCTACTACATCCGCCCGCCCTATGTCAGCTCGTGGACCACGCCCGGCGGCGCGGCCGTGTTGTTACCCAGTGAAGCGGAACTCAATCAAATGCTCATGGAGGCAACCACACTTTCGTCGTATGCGGTTGTCCGCCAAACCATCACGGTCGAAGTGCAAAACGGCGCGAGGTTCGACACCCTCGAGGCGCTGGCCGCCTCACGCTTAAATTACGCCGGCTATCAAACGACAACCGCAGCGGCCGACCGCCGTGACTATGTAAACTCCATCATCGTGGATTTGACCCCAGGGCAGGACTCTACCCAACGGCAAACGCTCATCGCAACCCTGGGCTTGTATTCGGCAAACGTGCTTTCCCTCCCCGACGCAAACAGCCCGGTGCAATACCGTGTCATCCTTGGCGCGGATTATGAACCCTGCTTCCAACCGCAGGACCTCTCTCATTAA
- a CDS encoding LysM peptidoglycan-binding domain-containing protein yields MTKGLRDLGNAAIVALVSIGLILGALSISLVEFVPTAPTAMTDSLFPTPAIVTATDMPEPGISTFPAGVTSTGISSSCQPPSGWGQIVIQGSDTLDIIAARYRTSRELLRAANCLLSDSLVAGTVLYVPPTPTSTSSGCNQGAPGWVKAYVVKSGDTFYSIATNHYTTANQIKSVNCRTSDIIYSGEVLWVPNVATRTPAPTPLPGTTVTPHPTDPLTETALPFTATVLPSSTTVPSTPTTAPTATPIPTTTASPTAIP; encoded by the coding sequence ATGACAAAGGGACTGCGTGATTTGGGAAACGCGGCCATTGTGGCCCTGGTTTCCATCGGGCTGATCCTGGGAGCATTATCCATTTCACTGGTGGAGTTTGTGCCAACCGCGCCGACCGCCATGACCGATTCCCTCTTTCCAACCCCTGCAATTGTGACCGCCACCGATATGCCGGAGCCGGGGATCTCAACGTTTCCCGCCGGGGTGACATCTACCGGTATCAGCAGTTCGTGCCAGCCCCCCTCGGGCTGGGGACAGATCGTGATCCAGGGCAGTGACACCCTGGACATTATTGCCGCGAGGTATCGCACCAGCAGGGAACTGTTGAGGGCTGCGAATTGCCTGTTAAGCGACAGCCTTGTAGCCGGCACGGTTTTATATGTACCGCCCACCCCCACCAGCACGTCCTCAGGCTGCAACCAGGGCGCGCCTGGATGGGTGAAAGCCTATGTCGTTAAATCCGGTGACACATTCTATTCCATCGCCACAAACCATTACACCACTGCAAACCAGATAAAAAGCGTCAACTGCCGGACAAGCGATATTATTTATTCCGGCGAAGTTCTCTGGGTGCCAAACGTGGCTACGCGCACCCCTGCTCCGACACCTCTGCCCGGCACAACTGTCACACCCCACCCCACCGACCCATTAACGGAAACAGCATTGCCATTTACCGCCACGGTACTGCCAAGCAGCACAACCGTTCCGTCCACGCCAACAACAGCTCCAACCGCCACGCCGATCCCAACTACAACGGCAAGCCCCACCGCCATTCCTTAA
- the tilS gene encoding tRNA lysidine(34) synthetase TilS, whose translation METPERIEEILRNECGLVKDRPVVAGVSGGSDSLCLMETLRQAGFPVIVAYFDHQLRPESSLDGHMVEKTAARLLLPFIGDGADVSGYADEKKMSIEEAARSLRYRFLFDLARRHTAQAVAVGHTADDQVETVLMHFLRGSGMAGLKGMSHRSIIKTFDPEIPLVRPLLDLWREETAAYCALKGLHPHHDSSNDSLDFRRNRIRHLLIPDLERYNPQFREAVLRMSHSLKGDYTFMMEIVGNAWERLVVTLDEKTVTFNSDLLSKSPLGLQRNLVRQAMQLLRPGVDISFAVLERATRVINSSVPSARTDLKEGLQMFRESSLVYICTLDAEFPFDLWPQMPQGKHLVLSLPGEVCLAGGWKFTCERWPLPALAWEQAKRNDDPFQVWLDAEGLPESFELRTRRPGDLFAPLGMDGHFQKISDFFINEKLPQRARERWPLVCAGEQTVWVPGHRPAHPHRLTESTRSVIHFSVTRPP comes from the coding sequence ATGGAAACGCCAGAGCGCATTGAAGAGATCCTGAGAAACGAATGCGGCCTTGTCAAGGATCGCCCGGTCGTTGCCGGGGTTTCCGGGGGGAGCGATAGTCTTTGCCTGATGGAAACCCTGCGTCAGGCGGGGTTTCCCGTTATTGTTGCGTATTTCGACCACCAACTGCGCCCCGAATCAAGCCTGGATGGGCACATGGTGGAGAAGACCGCCGCGCGGCTGCTGCTGCCCTTCATCGGTGACGGTGCGGATGTGAGCGGCTATGCGGACGAGAAAAAAATGTCCATCGAAGAGGCCGCGCGCAGCCTGCGTTATCGTTTTCTGTTCGACCTTGCCCGCCGGCATACTGCCCAGGCTGTGGCGGTCGGTCACACGGCCGACGATCAGGTCGAGACCGTGCTGATGCACTTCCTGCGCGGAAGCGGCATGGCCGGGTTAAAAGGCATGTCCCATCGCTCGATCATCAAAACATTCGATCCTGAAATCCCGCTTGTGCGTCCGTTACTGGATCTTTGGCGTGAGGAAACCGCTGCGTATTGTGCGCTCAAAGGCTTGCACCCGCATCATGATTCCAGTAACGACTCGCTCGATTTTCGGCGCAACCGCATTCGCCATCTCCTGATCCCCGATCTTGAAAGGTATAACCCGCAATTCCGCGAGGCGGTTTTACGCATGTCCCATTCGCTGAAAGGCGATTACACCTTCATGATGGAGATAGTGGGGAACGCCTGGGAGAGGCTGGTGGTCACCTTGGATGAAAAAACCGTAACTTTTAACTCCGACCTGCTCTCCAAAAGCCCGCTCGGACTCCAGCGCAACCTGGTCAGACAAGCCATGCAGCTGCTTCGCCCCGGCGTGGACATCAGCTTTGCCGTCCTTGAGCGTGCCACACGTGTGATCAATTCAAGCGTCCCTTCCGCGCGCACGGATCTAAAGGAGGGCTTGCAGATGTTTCGCGAGTCCAGCCTTGTGTACATTTGCACGCTGGATGCGGAGTTCCCGTTTGACCTTTGGCCCCAAATGCCGCAGGGTAAACACCTTGTCCTCTCACTGCCGGGCGAGGTCTGCCTGGCTGGCGGGTGGAAGTTTACCTGCGAACGCTGGCCTCTGCCTGCCCTGGCGTGGGAGCAGGCGAAACGGAATGATGACCCATTCCAGGTCTGGCTGGATGCGGAAGGTCTGCCCGAGTCATTCGAACTGCGCACACGCCGTCCGGGCGATCTGTTTGCGCCGCTGGGGATGGACGGGCATTTTCAAAAAATTTCAGATTTCTTTATTAATGAGAAGCTGCCCCAACGGGCGCGCGAACGCTGGCCTCTCGTATGCGCCGGGGAGCAGACTGTCTGGGTGCCTGGCCATCGTCCCGCGCATCCCCATCGCTTGACTGAATCAACACGGAGCGTCATCCATTTTTCAGTGACACGTCCGCCGTAG
- a CDS encoding ATP-binding protein, translating to MSAFVGLILTQLTVPPGDLIYYIVLVFAVASALQSAFNHWRMTEFPQARRAFWGLGILLVAQIVMFLFSGLGWQQIIDPKTILPPMDRAFIMFGIIWITWLYAFPEPNRAADAMATLLSIFIVTALGLSLLTWQPQIAFLSYNQTLDDWFWQIGSLFLTLVGISILFIRRPDGMWYGITLLFLGFLGHAGHLLLQTDGNYSGITRLAYMAAYPILLTLPQRFALPSMPATSSKPTTLKQSSAYPERRRYSTDPKTFHAMLALAAESNPTKVSQAITRAISQTMLSDLCFMIYLTDNNNQMVIAGGYDLIREDNLEGGALNKGSIPMLANALQRGRPLRMPASSTSADIKGLGDILGLNNPGHLLSVPILTPERETLGGILLLSPYSDRTWTAEDQAFLSNIATSLVPIIKRSQKVNKLETQNEQSRAQIGILERHVQELTQQLDDARAEMQKNGAAEAAPALLAAHEETQRIIEQLQIENAELRSEKNIQPSSSNAEKELNETLQEMARLRDQVAEANMKVQELEKGHVSPKNTEQAEVVASISQELRQPLSSIVGYTDLLLGESVGILGALQRKFVERIKASTERLHNLTDDMIQITTLETELMDLRPEAVDLNSIIDNAMSYTSTQVREKNISIHLELPKTLAPIHADREALQQILIHLLQNAGAATPFEGSIKLKVQTRNENSLDYILIQVADSGGGIAGEDLPRVFTRLYRADNVLIQGVGDTGVGLSIAKTLTEAQHGRIWVESEPGVGSTFSVLLPIAGEMVSEKKADLNLKGRK from the coding sequence ATGAGCGCATTTGTCGGTTTAATCCTGACACAACTAACCGTCCCGCCCGGGGACCTGATTTATTACATTGTGCTGGTATTCGCTGTCGCCAGCGCGCTTCAATCCGCATTTAATCACTGGCGGATGACCGAGTTCCCCCAGGCACGGCGCGCTTTTTGGGGACTTGGCATTTTGCTTGTTGCACAAATCGTCATGTTCCTGTTCAGCGGACTTGGCTGGCAGCAAATCATTGACCCGAAAACGATCCTGCCTCCGATGGACCGCGCCTTCATTATGTTCGGCATTATCTGGATCACATGGCTGTACGCCTTTCCGGAACCAAACCGCGCTGCGGATGCGATGGCAACGTTATTAAGCATATTCATTGTGACGGCATTGGGGTTAAGCCTGCTGACCTGGCAACCGCAAATTGCATTTCTCAGTTACAACCAGACTCTTGATGATTGGTTCTGGCAGATCGGGTCCTTGTTCCTGACACTCGTTGGAATCAGCATCCTGTTCATCCGCAGGCCGGATGGGATGTGGTATGGAATTACCTTGCTCTTTCTCGGTTTCCTTGGACATGCGGGTCATCTGCTCCTTCAAACAGACGGAAATTACTCCGGCATTACGCGCCTCGCCTACATGGCAGCCTACCCAATATTGCTGACGTTACCCCAGCGCTTTGCCCTTCCCTCCATGCCCGCTACCTCTTCGAAACCGACGACACTAAAGCAATCCTCGGCGTATCCGGAACGCAGACGTTACAGCACCGACCCAAAGACGTTTCATGCCATGCTTGCACTCGCGGCGGAGTCAAACCCCACCAAGGTGAGTCAGGCCATTACGCGTGCGATTTCACAAACCATGCTCTCCGATCTGTGCTTCATGATCTATTTAACGGACAACAATAATCAAATGGTCATCGCAGGAGGGTATGATCTGATCCGTGAAGATAACCTGGAGGGCGGTGCACTAAACAAGGGTTCGATCCCCATGCTTGCAAATGCGCTCCAGCGCGGACGTCCCTTGCGAATGCCGGCCAGCAGTACATCCGCTGACATTAAGGGGCTGGGGGATATTCTCGGGTTGAATAATCCCGGACACTTATTGAGCGTACCCATCCTGACGCCGGAGAGAGAGACCCTGGGAGGCATCCTTCTCCTGTCCCCCTATTCCGACCGCACGTGGACCGCGGAAGACCAGGCTTTCCTTTCAAACATAGCCACCTCGCTGGTGCCGATCATCAAGCGCAGTCAAAAAGTGAACAAACTGGAGACCCAGAACGAACAGTCACGCGCCCAAATAGGCATATTGGAACGCCATGTACAGGAACTTACCCAACAACTGGATGATGCGCGCGCAGAAATGCAAAAGAACGGCGCGGCGGAGGCAGCACCAGCCCTGCTTGCGGCCCATGAAGAAACACAACGGATCATCGAACAACTGCAAATTGAGAACGCGGAACTGCGCTCCGAAAAAAACATCCAGCCATCCTCCTCAAATGCCGAAAAGGAACTAAACGAGACCTTGCAGGAAATGGCGCGTTTAAGAGACCAAGTCGCAGAAGCCAATATGAAAGTGCAGGAATTGGAAAAGGGACATGTTTCCCCAAAGAACACGGAACAGGCAGAGGTGGTTGCATCGATATCGCAGGAATTACGCCAGCCGCTCTCATCCATTGTCGGATACACAGACCTGCTTCTCGGCGAATCGGTGGGCATCCTCGGCGCACTCCAGCGGAAATTCGTGGAGCGCATCAAGGCGTCCACAGAACGCCTCCATAATTTAACGGATGACATGATCCAGATCACCACACTGGAGACCGAGTTGATGGACCTCAGACCGGAAGCCGTGGATTTAAACTCGATCATTGACAATGCCATGTCCTACACCAGTACCCAGGTGCGCGAAAAGAATATTTCGATACATCTTGAACTGCCAAAAACGCTTGCACCCATCCACGCAGACCGTGAAGCGCTTCAACAGATCCTGATCCATTTGCTGCAAAATGCCGGGGCGGCGACTCCGTTTGAAGGTTCGATCAAGCTCAAGGTCCAGACGCGAAACGAAAACAGCCTCGATTATATTTTGATCCAGGTGGCGGACAGTGGCGGCGGCATCGCGGGCGAAGACCTGCCGCGCGTCTTCACCCGCCTGTACCGCGCGGACAATGTCCTGATCCAGGGAGTCGGTGATACTGGCGTTGGCTTGTCCATTGCCAAGACCCTGACCGAGGCGCAACACGGACGAATTTGGGTGGAGAGCGAGCCGGGTGTCGGCTCCACGTTCAGCGTATTATTACCGATTGCGGGGGAGATGGTTTCTGAGAAAAAGGCTGATCTTAATCTTAAAGGAAGGAAATGA
- a CDS encoding type II CAAX endopeptidase family protein produces MMNTKSSNWITRYQILLFFLLTLAISWTIWIPATIAKLHGETTVLAPEGLVGGIGRWTPGLVAILLSFLVLGKIGIGKLFQAIKIWRVGLFWYIFALFFQMVIFYLGKALDILLGSSYEVISPLNSVYGSQAAFMAPIVILFAFPGAFAEELGWRGYVLPRLQNNLNALLSSIVVGIFWGAWHIPLLIYFGDLGANDFAGYLLAVVNFIPVAILYTWIYNNTKGSLLLVTLFHIGQQLSNNLLGTLPTYSDDILMWIVALVIIGIEGIGSLSRRLPKQQEAG; encoded by the coding sequence ATGATGAATACAAAATCGTCAAATTGGATAACGCGCTATCAAATCTTGCTGTTCTTTCTGCTAACTTTGGCAATATCTTGGACAATTTGGATTCCCGCTACAATCGCCAAATTACATGGGGAAACCACTGTATTGGCTCCTGAAGGGCTTGTTGGCGGAATAGGACGTTGGACGCCAGGATTAGTCGCAATACTATTATCCTTTCTGGTCTTAGGGAAAATTGGCATCGGCAAGTTGTTTCAAGCGATAAAAATCTGGCGAGTGGGATTATTTTGGTATATCTTCGCACTATTCTTCCAAATGGTCATTTTCTATTTGGGAAAGGCTCTTGACATACTGCTTGGCAGTTCCTATGAAGTAATATCTCCTCTAAATTCTGTATATGGCTCTCAAGCAGCCTTCATGGCTCCCATCGTAATTTTATTCGCATTTCCAGGCGCATTTGCCGAAGAACTAGGGTGGCGCGGTTACGTGCTGCCAAGATTGCAGAATAATCTGAATGCCTTGCTGAGTAGTATTGTCGTTGGTATTTTCTGGGGCGCTTGGCATATCCCCCTGCTGATCTATTTTGGCGATTTAGGAGCAAACGATTTTGCTGGATATTTGTTGGCAGTGGTGAATTTTATTCCAGTTGCAATCCTCTACACATGGATCTACAACAATACAAAAGGAAGTTTATTGCTTGTAACACTTTTTCATATTGGACAACAATTATCTAACAACCTGCTTGGTACATTGCCAACCTATTCAGATGATATTTTGATGTGGATTGTCGCTTTAGTCATTATTGGTATTGAAGGCATAGGGAGTCTTTCTCGCCGATTGCCGAAACAACAAGAAGCGGGCTAA